One Halorientalis litorea DNA segment encodes these proteins:
- a CDS encoding AMP-binding protein — MSDVSEIPDKPWFREYDSFGVPETLEPYPDQPVHQFLYDAAESYPDQGLVQLGQKYEYPELADHVDSLATALRERGVEKGSRVATILPTSAQFIVAENAISRAGGEHIPNDFLDAEEDLKYRLETGDPEVLIGQNKHRDLVMSLKEELGLSDVILTDIEDYSDDTPDHDDVAGVEWLPEVIENTDPDPPDVEFDVAEDVHTVLFTGGTTGLPKGCQLTHRNLVANALQGNAVQSRMADMMRGSETAVLALPLYHAYGYSVQHSLIELGLEILLVPDARDTEMMTSLIEDHEPLVMMGVPTQFMEIVNEDLEQDVIGLSGSAPLASETKEKFEEKSKGVSQGYGLSEMSPITHFNVRGLQDMLLGKDTREQGFDMPTIGVPAPDTEVKLVDVESGEEIPLQEAIEEEREGEMLLNGPQRMKGYLDDDKDPFDDEGFVATGDVAKIDPMGRFYIVDRVKNMINVSGLKVYSEEVDEVLFSHPGIHRPATVGAPDPDRPGSEIVVIYVEEEADYDGDLTEADVRDHLDGKVPKQAMPEEVHILDEIPLTDVGKTDKQALKERHE, encoded by the coding sequence ATGTCTGACGTATCCGAGATTCCGGACAAACCGTGGTTCCGGGAGTACGACTCGTTTGGGGTGCCAGAGACACTCGAACCGTATCCAGACCAGCCAGTTCACCAGTTCCTCTACGACGCTGCCGAGTCCTACCCCGACCAGGGGCTCGTGCAACTCGGCCAGAAGTACGAGTATCCCGAACTGGCCGACCACGTGGACAGTCTCGCGACGGCACTCCGGGAGCGCGGTGTCGAGAAAGGGAGCCGTGTTGCGACTATTCTACCGACTTCGGCTCAGTTCATCGTCGCCGAAAACGCGATTTCGCGGGCCGGTGGCGAACACATCCCCAACGACTTCCTCGACGCGGAAGAGGACCTGAAGTACCGACTCGAAACCGGTGACCCGGAGGTACTCATCGGGCAGAACAAACACCGTGACCTCGTGATGTCGCTCAAGGAGGAACTCGGCCTCTCCGACGTTATCCTCACCGACATCGAAGACTACAGCGACGACACGCCCGACCACGACGACGTGGCGGGGGTCGAGTGGCTCCCCGAAGTCATCGAGAACACCGACCCGGACCCGCCGGATGTCGAGTTCGACGTGGCCGAAGACGTTCACACCGTACTGTTCACGGGCGGGACGACAGGCCTCCCGAAGGGCTGTCAGTTGACCCACCGGAACCTCGTGGCGAACGCCCTGCAGGGCAACGCCGTCCAGTCACGGATGGCGGACATGATGCGCGGGAGCGAGACGGCGGTGTTGGCACTGCCGCTGTACCACGCCTACGGCTACTCCGTCCAGCACTCGCTCATCGAACTCGGTCTCGAAATCCTGCTGGTCCCGGACGCCCGTGACACGGAGATGATGACGAGCCTCATCGAGGACCACGAACCGCTCGTGATGATGGGCGTCCCGACGCAGTTCATGGAAATCGTCAACGAGGACCTCGAACAGGACGTTATCGGCCTCTCCGGGTCCGCACCGCTGGCCAGCGAGACCAAAGAGAAGTTCGAGGAGAAGTCTAAGGGCGTCTCGCAGGGCTACGGGCTCTCGGAGATGTCCCCCATCACACACTTCAACGTCCGCGGGCTGCAGGACATGCTGCTGGGCAAGGACACTCGCGAACAGGGCTTCGACATGCCCACCATTGGCGTTCCGGCCCCGGACACCGAGGTAAAACTCGTCGACGTCGAGTCGGGCGAAGAGATTCCCCTACAGGAAGCCATCGAGGAGGAGCGTGAGGGCGAGATGCTGCTCAACGGCCCCCAGCGGATGAAGGGCTACCTCGACGACGACAAGGACCCGTTCGACGACGAGGGCTTCGTCGCCACGGGCGACGTGGCCAAAATCGACCCGATGGGGCGGTTCTACATCGTCGATCGGGTGAAGAACATGATAAACGTCTCGGGGCTGAAGGTCTACTCCGAGGAAGTCGACGAGGTGCTGTTCTCGCATCCGGGCATCCACCGCCCGGCGACCGTCGGTGCCCCGGACCCGGACCGGCCCGGGAGCGAAATCGTCGTCATCTACGTCGAGGAGGAGGCCGACTACGACGGCGACCTGACCGAGGCCGACGTTCGTGACCACCTCGACGGCAAGGTCCCCAAGCAGGCCATGCCGGAGGAAGTCCACATCCTCGACGAGATTCCGCTGACCGACGTTGGCAAGACGGACAAGCAAGCACTCAAAGAACGCCACGAGTAG